One Cherax quadricarinatus isolate ZL_2023a unplaced genomic scaffold, ASM3850222v1 Contig1032, whole genome shotgun sequence genomic window carries:
- the LOC138851570 gene encoding uncharacterized protein yields the protein MPKSSIMLLAVWMFPITITWSSWAQASPAPPLAAALSQPSQVFPSSNTDNDSVDLSEKELGNFFFPGSQTWIDSVDDFYRLSKEGSNRGFDGRNYLRFGRSVDRHNNSTPSPRKVDLMTRAERDASAVHHVNSPELGEITSQRMKRGAPSIYVSLPSHSPSAWARDIRPEDKIINVASYEDLQDINKRRYKQGLPHFDSDNNFLRFGKRDQSAEFPASSSSEYSGSMLILRPVRVPLGNFIRFG from the exons ATGCCCAA GTCGAGCATCATGCTTCTAGCAGTCTGGATGTTTCCCATAACTATCACATGGAGTTCATGGGCCCAAGCCTCACCCGCCCCACCCCTCGCTGCAGCGCTCAGCCAGCCCAGTCAGGTCTTTCCCTCATCCAACACAGACAACGACTCAGTGGATTTGTCCGAGAAGGAATTAGGAAATTTTTTCTTCCCAGGAAGCCAGACATGGATAGACAGTGTTGACGATTTTTACCGCTTAAGTAAGGAGGGCTCCAACAGAGGCTTCGATGGTAGAAATTACTTAAG GTTCGGCCGGTCTGTAGATCGCCACAACAACTCGACCCCCTCACCCAGAAAAGTCGACCTCATGACCCGTGCTGAGCGAGATGCATCTGCAGTCCACCATGTCAACTCTCCTGAGTTAGGGGAGATAACTTCTCAGCGCATGAAGAGAGGTGCTCCAAGCATATATGTGTCACTGCCATCTCATAGTCCCTCCGCCTGGGCCAGAGACATCCGCCCTGAGGACAAGATAATCAATGTAGCCTCTTATGAAGATTTACAGGACATTAACAAACGCCGATATAAGCAAGGACTTCCACACTTTGACAGTGATAACAACTTTCTCAGGTTTGGCAAGCGGGACCAATCTGCTGAATTCCCAGCATCATCTTCCTCCGAATACAGTGGGTCCATGTTGATACTGAGGCCCGTGAGGGTGCCCCTGGGAAATTTTATCAGGTTCGGTTAA
- the LOC128703648 gene encoding zinc finger protein 271, which translates to MEAHTEEKPYKCSTCLKSFSQRSTQVQHMRVHTNEKPYQCSVCLKNFAKNSTLVEHMRIHTKEKPYQCTVCLKNFSRQWHVLQHMSTHTGEKPFQCSECVKGFSRRSYLELHMRVHTREKPYQCAVCVKYFASKSEIVRHMRIHTGEKPYQCSQCDKDFVTKSALAVHVRVHTKEKPYQCSTCLKDFAQYSQLQRHVRVHTKEKPYQCSMCLKHFSSSSSLMIHKRAHTGERPYRCSVCLKGFVQHSQMKQHLRVHTKERLHQCTECLKHFSCKSGLVMHMRIHTGEKPYQCPECMRDFSWKSCLAQHRKTHTGEKPYKCSDCLKAFSRKSALITHTQVHTGQKPYHCSKCEKKFSQNSYLLKHMRVHIREST; encoded by the coding sequence ATGGAAGCTCATACAGAAGAGAAACCATATAAATGTTCAACCTGCCTGAAAAGCTTTTCACAGCGTTCAACCCAAGTACAGCACATGAGAGTTCATACTAAtgagaagccatatcagtgttcagtgtgtttgaaGAACTTTGCAAAGAATTCAACTCTAGTTGAGCACATGAGaattcatacaaaggagaaacctTATCAATGTACAGTATGCTTAAAAAACTTTTCACGGCAGTGGCATGTGTTACAACATATGAGCACTCATACAGGAGAAAagccatttcagtgttcagagtgtgtgAAGGGCTTTTCACGGCGCTCATATCTAGAACtacacatgagagttcatacaagagagaaaccatatcaatgtgCAGTATGTGTAAAGTACTTTGCCAGTAAATCAGAAATTGTAAGACATATGAGAATTCATACAGGTGAGAAGCCTTACCAGTGTTCACAGTGTGATAAAGATTTTGTTACTAAATCTGCTCTAGCAGTACATGTGAGAGTTCATACaaaagagaaaccatatcagtgttccaCATGTTTAAAAGACTTTGCGCAGTATTCACAACTTCAACGGCATGTGAGAGTTCATACAAAAGAGAAACCTTATCAGTGCTCAATGTGTTTAAAGCACTTTTCTAGTAGTTCAAGTCTAATGATACATAAGAGAGCTCATACAGGAGAGAGACCCTATAGGTGTTCAGTGTGTTTAAAGGGCTTTGTACAACATTCACAAATGAAACAACATTTGAGAGTCCATACAAAAGAAAGACTCCATCAGTGTACAGAATGTCTAAAACATTTTTCCTGCAAATCAGGTTTGGTAATGCACATGAGGATTCACACCGGtgagaagccatatcagtgtcCAGAGTGTATGAGAGACTTTTCATGGAAGTCATGTCTTGCACAACATAGAAAAACTCACACAGGAGAGAAGCCATACAAATGTTCAGACTGTCTAAAAGCCTTTTcaagaaaatcagctctaataacACATACTCAAGTTCATACAGGACAGAAACCATATCATTGTTCAAAGTGTGAGAAAAAGTTCTCACAAAATTCATATTTATTAAAGCACATGAGAGTTCATATAAGAGAAAGCACATGA